Within Trichoderma atroviride chromosome 2, complete sequence, the genomic segment GGGGGCAGTGAAGGACCAAAAAGCCAGCAAATGTGAGATCGGCTTCGACCTTCTCTCGCTTCAAGTCATTGATTTTGCTTGCACCCAGCTCGGAATCAACGGAGAGCTGTTTGTATGCCAGTGCGAGAACTCGGGATCCCTTGCGTGTAAAGAATTTGTAAGTCTCCTCATAATCGGCGGGCACCTCAACCAGCATCTTCTGAATTGTCTCCGGAGCACCCTTGACGCCAGCAAATGTACCTTTGATCTTGTGACCGGTCCTTGTGTGTACGCCATTGACAAACGCAATAGAGCTTTGACGCTTGAGAGCCGAGGAGAATTGGAAGCGGCGCTTGATGTGAACATTGCCCTGAGTAGCACCAGCCTTGGGAGTGCTTGAAAGGAGGTCGTTGCGGCCAAGGCCCCAGCCAAGAGAAGTAAGAGTGGCTTTCTCCATGGGGTCTCCTACAACATCGCCTTCATCCAGTCGTACCAAAGCATGGGCAGTAGCAAGTACCAGCTGCGTCTCCAGGCTAGCTTGTTTCACATCGATAATGGTAGAGTGAGCGCCGTCACCTTCCCGCTTGTCCTCAACATCAGTGTGGTTCAGGCCCAATCCAGCAATACCTTCGACGACCAAGTCTTCGCCAGTAAGCGTTCCTGTTTTATCGAAGCAAGCAATGTCAATACGTCCAGCATAGGGAATTCTGAATGGCTCAGTACAGAAGATGGCTAGCTTTGAAAGGGCCGCCAAACTAGTGTTGACTGCGAGACTAAGTTCCATGGGCAACTCTGGAGGCACAACACTGGTAACAATCAAAACGCAGTCTAGCAAGAGCTTGGAGCGTTTGCGGTCCCTTCGCACACCTTCATCCCAGACGTACCATGAGGCCGCAATCGCAAAGATAAGAAGGAACAGAATGAACAAGAGGGCCTCAAAGTTGTTCGCGGACACGCGCTCAGTCGAGTAAATCATGGTTCGAACCAAGCTACCTTGCGAAGTTTCGAAACCGGTCTTGATAACAACAGCCAAAGCTCCGTTGTCAGGGGCAGGAGGGACACCAGAAGCCAGTTTGGGCTTCTCCTGGTCAGGGTTGCCGTGAGTGATTTGGAGGATTTTGGTGCCGCCCCAGAGGAAAGCGTTCTTGTCAAGTCCTTCAGTATCAAGTAGAGCATCAGCCGGGCGCAGCTGGACTGAATCTTTCAGCAAGGGGGTACTCTCTCCGGAGAGCATAGCCTCGTTGACAATCGCAGTACCCTCAACCAAGATCATGTCGCATGCAACACCGCTATCTTCCTTTGTTCGACCAACTGACACGAGGTCTCCAGGCAACAGCGCATCGCTCTGGACCTCGATCCATTTGCCAAGGCGGTAAACCCAGACATCATAAGGCTTGATGCTCATTCCACGAAACTCGGTCAGGGtgcgctggcgctgccagACAACGGTACTCTCAAATGCGACAAGCATGAAAAGAGTGAACAGCGAGTAGTACCAGTATTCATCAAGCATCCACAGGCCGACACAGAAGATCTGGAACACAAAGAAAGGCGCGACGGCATGCTCCTTGAAGAGCTCTGTAAATGTCGGGACGGGAATGTCGAAAGTGTTCATACCATAGTGTTGCTCGATGCGGGTCAGCTCGGACTGCTTCTCGATGCCTCGGCATGTTTGGAACTCGCCAATGGTGGGCTTGGGCTCGGCGTCGATGGCATATCGGAGGCAGCTGAAGGAGTTTGTATCCGGATTGTAGAGGAAACGGCGCTTCTGGAACAGGAATGAGGTGTTGGTCTTGCCGCCAACCTATAGAGAATAGTTGTTAGTCGCCGAAACGATACAAATCCCTGAAACTGCCAATCAGACGCACCTTATCTCGCACCAGCTTGCAGATTTCGCCAGAGCCGGCGTTAGCGATAGGAAGAACTTTGATCAACAGGGCATCTTGGAcatccttggccttgcttgCGGTGAATCGCGCATCGAGAGCCACGCTCCAGTGCGTGCTCAGCCAGACAAGAGACTGGGCCGTGATGATGGCTCCGCACCACACAAACGTCCATTCCGAGCCGCCAATGTGCTTCTCGTAGAGATCCTCGGAGAGATAGAATCGAAGAAAGATGGGCCAAACAATGGCAAAGGGCCAGATGTAGGCATGGAAGTGGAATGGCAGCGGACGAAGCAGCTCCGCATGCTTTATCTGCGGATTGTCCACGAGGGCTGCCATGGCAGGCAGACTTGGAGGCGGGCGGTGCCTCcaggaggaagatggaaaaacGATGCAGGCGAATTAATGCCAGCTTTCTTCAATCAtccaagaagaaagcaaaaccGCAGACAAAAAGGTCTGCCAGACGGAGCTCGTCGGCGGAGTTGGAGGAATCCAAGCGATCTGTACTTTTCATAGCGGGCATTTGGTGGCGAGACATTGGCTGCCAGGGCCTTAGTCAGCTATCGCGATAAGGAGTACCCGCAC encodes:
- a CDS encoding uncharacterized protein (BUSCO:EOG092D03AT~TransMembrane:9 (o23-42i201-218o224-241i410-429o1040-1060i1072-1090o1102-1126i1184-1204o1224-1242i)), which codes for MAALVDNPQIKHAELLRPLPFHFHAYIWPFAIVWPIFLRFYLSEDLYEKHIGGSEWTFVWCGAIITAQSLVWLSTHWSVALDARFTASKAKDVQDALLIKVLPIANAGSGEICKLVRDKVGGKTNTSFLFQKRRFLYNPDTNSFSCLRYAIDAEPKPTIGEFQTCRGIEKQSELTRIEQHYGMNTFDIPVPTFTELFKEHAVAPFFVFQIFCVGLWMLDEYWYYSLFTLFMLVAFESTVVWQRQRTLTEFRGMSIKPYDVWVYRLGKWIEVQSDALLPGDLVSVGRTKEDSGVACDMILVEGTAIVNEAMLSGESTPLLKDSVQLRPADALLDTEGLDKNAFLWGGTKILQITHGNPDQEKPKLASGVPPAPDNGALAVVIKTGFETSQGSLVRTMIYSTERVSANNFEALLFILFLLIFAIAASWYVWDEGVRRDRKRSKLLLDCVLIVTSVVPPELPMELSLAVNTSLAALSKLAIFCTEPFRIPYAGRIDIACFDKTGTLTGEDLVVEGIAGLGLNHTDVEDKREGDGAHSTIIDVKQASLETQLVLATAHALVRLDEGDVVGDPMEKATLTSLGWGLGRNDLLSSTPKAGATQGNVHIKRRFQFSSALKRQSSIAFVNGVHTRTGHKIKGTFAGVKGAPETIQKMLVEVPADYEETYKFFTRKGSRVLALAYKQLSVDSELGASKINDLKREKVEADLTFAGFLVLHCPLKEDAKEAVQMLNESSHRVVMITGDNPLTAVHVAREVEIVDRDVLILDAPEDNAGGEKLIWKSVDDKTSIHVDPSKPIDPEILKNKDICVTGYALAKFKDQAGWYDLLRHTWVYARVSPKQKEDILLGLKDMGYYTLMAGDGTNDVGALKQAHIGVALLNGTKEDLTRIAEHARNTKLKEMYQKQCELMNRFNQPSPPVPVLIAHLYPPGPTNPNYQKAIEREASRKNITPEEYIKQHGHPVETITSPGAQTILSNRQQDVNKKAASLADKLTTSMMEAEMGDDEPPTLKLGDASVAAPFTSKLRDVIAIPNIIRQGRCTLVATIQMYKILALNCLISAYSLSVLYLEGIKFGDTQYTISGMLMSVCFLSISRARVVEGLSKERPQPNIFNVYIIGSILGQFAVHIVTLIYIARLCDKIDPRSGDIDLEAEFAPSLLNSAVYLLQLIQQISTFAINYQGRPFREGIRENRAMFYGIVGVSGLAFVCALELMPEINEQMKLVPFTEEFKTKMTTVMVVDYALCWVIEIVLKKGFSDYRPRDIAERRPEQLKREAARKKEIEKKKTEEEEKERLAKVAEFERRVEERKRKIEAWAAGRQQPATGS